A DNA window from Hypanus sabinus isolate sHypSab1 chromosome 27, sHypSab1.hap1, whole genome shotgun sequence contains the following coding sequences:
- the LOC132382010 gene encoding claudin-16-like — protein sequence MIFMLQLMSFSLAFVSTFFLIVATWTDCWMVNADDSLEVSQKCRGLWWECVTNSMDGIRTCDQYDSILAEHPLKIVLTRALMITADILASFALIILVLGLDCVKILRDEPQIKLRICYMAGFIFGIGGVPGMIGSVWYAVDVYVERATLVLQHVFLGIQYEFGWSCWLGMAGSTGCFLASIMLTCCLYLFRDARTARYNLSFYQYGRTATGKMYAMDSRV from the exons ATGATTTTTATGCTGCAACTTATGTCCTTCAGTCTGGCCTTTGTGTCAACGTTTTTCTTGATAGTGGCGACCTGGACGGATTGTTGGATGGTGAATGCAGACGATAGTTTGGAG GTCAGCCAAAAATGCAGGGGTTTGTGGTGGGAGTGTGTCACAAATTCCATGGATGGGATCAGGACGTGTGATCAATATGACTCCATATTAGCAGAACATCCAC TGAAGATAGTGTTGACTCGAGCACTTATGATCACGGCGGACATTCTTGCCAGCTTTGCACTCATTATATTAGTTTTGGGATTGGACTGTGTGAAGATACTAAGAGATGAACCTCAGATTAAATTACGGATCTGCTACATGGCAGGTTTCATTTTTGGAATTGGAG GTGTCCCAGGTATGATTGGATCTGTATGGTACGCCGTGGATGTGTACGTGGAGCGAGCTACTCTGGTCCTGCAGCACGTGTTTTTGGGAATTCAGTATGAATTCGGGTGGTCCTGCTGGCTGGGGATGGCCGGATCAACGGGCTGTTTCCTAGCCTCCATCATGTTAACCTGCTGCCTTTACCTCTTCAGAG ATGCTAGAACTGCCCGATACAACCTGTCCTTCTACCAGTATGGAAGAACAGCCACTGGCAAAATGTATGCCATGGATTCGCGAGTCTAG